CCATGGAGGCGATGGCCCGCGGCGGCATCTACGACCAGCTCGGCGGCGGGTTCGCCCGGTACTCGGTGGACGCGGGGTGGGTCGTCCCGCACTTCGAGAAGATGCTCTACGACAACGCGCTGCTCGCCCGGGTGTACGCGCACTGGTGGCGGGCGGCCGGGTCGCCGTTCGCGCGGCGGGTGGCGCTGGAGACCTGCGACTGGATGCTCCGCGACCTGCGGACGGACGAGGGCGGTCTCGCGTCGGCGCTGGACGCCGACAGCGAGGGCGTCGAGGGCAAGTACTACGTGTGGACGCCGACGCAGCTGCGCGAGGTGCTCGGCGAGGAGGACGGGGCGTTCGCGGAGAGCCTCTTCGAGGTGACGGGGACGTTCGAGCACGGGACGTCGGTCCTGCAGCTCCTGCGCGACCCCGAGGACGTCGAGCGCTACGAGCGTGTGCGGACGGCATTGCTGTCGGCGCGCGCGCACCGGATCCCGCCCGCGCGGGACGACAAGGTGGTCGCGGCATGGAACGGGCTCGCGATCGCGGCGCTGGCCGAGTGCGGCGCGCTGTTCGGCAGGCCGGACCTCGTCCGGGCGGCCGAGGAGGCGGCGCGCCTGCTGACCGGCGTGCACCTGCGCGACGGGCGGCTCGTGCGGACGTCGAAGGACGGGTCCCCGGGCGCGAACACCGGCGTCCTGGAGGACTACGCCGACGTGGCCGAGGGCCTGCTGGCCCTGCACGGCGTCACGGGCGACCCCGGCCATCTGCGGGTGGCGGGGGAGCTGCTGGACACCGTGCTCGAACGGTTCGGGGACGGGGACGGCGGGTTCTACGACACCGCCGACGACGCGGAGCGGCTGTTCCGCCGCCCGCAGGACCCGACCGACAACGCGACGCCGTCCGGGCAGTTCGCGGCGGCGGGCGCGCTGCTGTCGTACGCGGCGCTGACCGGGTCGGAGCGCCACCGGCGGGCCGCGGAGGGGGCGCTGGCGCCGGCGACGGCGCTCGCGGAGAAGCACGCGCGGTTCGCGGGCTGGGGCCTGGCCGTGGCGGAGGCGCTGGCGACGGGGCCGGTGGAGGTCGCCGTGATCGGCGACCCGGAAGACGAGCGCACCCGGGCGCTGCACCGGACGGCGCTGATGTCGGTCGCGCCGGGCGCCGTGGTGAGCACGGGCCCGCCGGGCGCGGAGGGCGTCCCGCTGCTGGAGGGCCGCGACCTGGTGGACGGCGCTCCGGCGGCGTACGTGTGCCGGGGCTTCGTGTGCCGGCTGCCCGTGACGTCCCCCGCGGACCTGAACCGGGAACTGCGCGGACAATTGGACTGATGGTCTACCTTTGTGGCACTGTGACGTTGATCTCGTCGTGGCTTGGTGTTACCACTGAGTAGTCGGGGTGGAGCTGACCCGATGAAGCGAACCCGTCGAGGGTGGAGGGCGGACCGCCGGGTATCTGGACGGTGACCCGCCGTCCGAGTGACGGAAGTACCTCGGCGAGGTCAGGTGCGGGGCGACCTTGAGGGAGTGTGGCAGTGGGAAAGCCGAGCCGCCGGACGCTACCGACGATCATCGGCGTTTCCGTGGTCACGACCCTGGCCGCCAACATCGCGGTCCTGGTGGTCCGCGGCGGCGACGACCCGGCCGCACCCACGCGCAGCGAGCAGCAGGCGCGGTACGTGGCGGCGTCCGGCCGGATGAGCGTGTCGCCGAACGCGGTCGCGCCCCTCGGTGAGCGCCTCACCCCGCACATCCTGGTCGCGGGCCCCGCCACGCTGCCCGCCGACGTGGTCGAGAGGGTCCGCGGCGCCAAGGGCGTGAAGGGCGTCGAGGTCGTGGACGCCGTGCAGGGCATGGTCGCCGGCAAGCAGGTCGGACTGATGGGCGTCGACCCGTCCACGTTCCGCAAGTACACCCCGAAGCCCACCGCCAAGTCGGACGCGCTGTGGCGCAACGTGGCGTCCGGCGACGTCGCGATCTCCTTCACGATGGGCAACGACGGCGGCGTCAAGCTGGGCAGCGAGGTCC
The sequence above is drawn from the Actinomadura hallensis genome and encodes:
- a CDS encoding thioredoxin domain-containing protein, with the protein product MNRLKDATSPYLLQHADNPVDWWEWSDEAFAEARRRDVPVHLSVGYAACHWCHVMARESFQDGEVARVMNELFVNIKVDREERPDVDAVYMEATQAMTGQGGWPMTVFMTPEGHPFYCGTYFPRAQFRALLQAVHKAWTDQRDEVVAQGQQVVTALTPRGSRLAGTRAPGEETLAHAVKVLAGSYDAARGGFGSAPKFPPSMTLEFLLRHHARTGDEQALSMAGHTMEAMARGGIYDQLGGGFARYSVDAGWVVPHFEKMLYDNALLARVYAHWWRAAGSPFARRVALETCDWMLRDLRTDEGGLASALDADSEGVEGKYYVWTPTQLREVLGEEDGAFAESLFEVTGTFEHGTSVLQLLRDPEDVERYERVRTALLSARAHRIPPARDDKVVAAWNGLAIAALAECGALFGRPDLVRAAEEAARLLTGVHLRDGRLVRTSKDGSPGANTGVLEDYADVAEGLLALHGVTGDPGHLRVAGELLDTVLERFGDGDGGFYDTADDAERLFRRPQDPTDNATPSGQFAAAGALLSYAALTGSERHRRAAEGALAPATALAEKHARFAGWGLAVAEALATGPVEVAVIGDPEDERTRALHRTALMSVAPGAVVSTGPPGAEGVPLLEGRDLVDGAPAAYVCRGFVCRLPVTSPADLNRELRGQLD